Part of the Penaeus vannamei isolate JL-2024 chromosome 17, ASM4276789v1, whole genome shotgun sequence genome is shown below.
TCCAACTTGTACTAACCCCCCAACATCGACATGAATAACAACGGCACTTTAACAACACGTATGTAAATTTAGGTAGCAGTTTGCTCATTCTTATTAAGATTAgttaattatatatcattatttactttgttAGTTATTCCATATTTTGTTTTATGGAAAGAATGGAAGGTTTTTAAGAATTACATAAATTTTAACAAACATATTAGGTGTAATAGGAAGAGTGAATACTCCTAAGTAGTAATCTGAGTGTGACATTTGATGTATTTTTAGAgacctttttttatatttgcttTAGAGTAaaactaagataaaaaaaaatgtaatagatatgggaaattttcatcctttttattgcAGTAAGCAAATATTTGAGGGTGTCAAAACATTTGCTAAGAATTTAAAAGCATTTgtttgtgaaagaaaaaaaaagtattttatagTACCCATTAGTATTTTTTATACTTATGATATTCCAGTAgagtcattattgttttaaattaTACCTAATATGGGTACATTCATTTGTTTCAGACAGTCTTCAAGACTAGCTTTGTAAAAACCTTGACACTCACTTTTTCCAAATACTATTTTATATGAAATGAAGTAGATAATGTTGTTTTAATGCAGCTCCATCATAAAATTCCCTGGTAGCAGCATTAACAGtgtaattttcatttattaaatCTCAATTCTCAAATATGTGACTGTAGTTGTATGATTAAAGATTAAAAAAtgcaaatgatataaatgattatgattgttttgtgtttgttgaaaAGCAAATCACAATGCATTTTCTTATCTAATAGGAGTAGAAGAGCCATTTTTTGTATGGTTTCCTCTGTTTATCAATAATATAGGAATGACATCCTGGATTACTTGGTAAGTTCCATTATATTGTAGCTCTTAGGCAAGAGAAAGCATAAAGGACAGAGATGTTCCCCTGATCATTGATAAAGCCTGGAGTCCGGTATAGTTTTGCTTCCTcaagtttttatacattttaaatTGTTGCAAAACTTGTCTGTAAAGTGTAGAAATGATCATAGAGGTTGAGTCTCTTAACATTTGAATGCTCATCATACACCATTTCCATATACTGATCTTACAAAATAAGATTTACCTCTGTCTGGTACTCTAGATATGGAATCCCCAGGGAAGTTGAATGCTTTCTCTGTAATACAACTTGTGTAAGCTTAAATTAAAAGAGCAAAATCAACAAAGATTTTGTTCATATGGGGTTTGAGTTTCATTGATTTCATTTTGAAAGGTGACAGTAAAAGTGGAAAAGTTACACTTGCAGAGGTTAACTCTTTAAATGTTTTTATGGTGCTTGCATATAATAAGAAAATGGATGCTGTCCTCTTAGTGTATTTGCATTTAATTTTTGTCAAAGATTCCTGTAACTGCATTTTTTGGACAAGTATAGTTGTACAATGACTggatttcgttctctttttcttaagATTTAATATCCTATCCAAAACAATGTCTTCAAAACATACGGGAattcttttatttgtatcattatatcattatctattattttttcctctctttcttagttCTCTTGCCATGATTATTTCAGGTATGATGCCACCATCACCAAATAAATCAAAAAGTGTTCACAAGTCATCAGGAAAACTCTTCCGCCATAAGGACAAGGAACGATCTGGTAGTAGTGGAAGCAGCAGTGGGAGTAGTGGCAACAAtgggagtagtagcagtagcagcagtaccagcagcaacagcagcagtagtagctgcAACAACAGCAGTGGGAAGAGGGATGATCCAATGGAACTTAAAGATTGCCCGTTGACTCTGCCGGTGGTTGGTGCCTTGGACCATACCAGGTCATTACCTCGTTACACAGCCTGTAAGTATTCTATGTTCATGCATATAAGTAGCCCTGTAGCTTTAAcatattttcttaattcttttgattAATAAAAGTATTGATTGTCGTGTTTTGTTACTTCAAATAGTCTGATTTGGAAGTTAAGATGCCAGTGCATGGTAAAAATTATACAATTTGCCAATTTACTTAGGGGTTTTcttgatttattgattttattaaaaaaaagagatcaGATTTTATACAGTTTCAGCTCTATATTCATACTGTTTTTCCACTTTTTACCATTGCATTATTTTTAAGGTTACCTTAAGTTAAGAGGATAAACTTAGAAGAGGTTCCTGAGATGAGGTAAGGAAAagtatgttcatatgtgtatggGATGCCCACGACATGTTGGTGCCCAGAAGTCATTTAATGCATGGGCACTTCAAGAGAGGTTAAAAAAGTAAAGGCATGGCTGGTGAAATGATAAGCTAAATGTATTTTGGAAGTTTTATGTCTATATGGGTGGAATGAATCAAACCCAAAATGTCAGCTTTAAAGGAATGGGTTTTGGAAAGTACTGGGTATTGGAAAGCTTGAGAATTTAGTATTAGAGATTTAGATGCTCTAGGAATAAGTGAAgcatattttgttttactttttgagAATGTTTTAATTGATTAATATGGTGATTCAACCTACTTCTAATCCAGCCTTAATCCCTTTCCTTATTGATCCCAACCCTAGATAGCCCTAGCCCTATGGCAAATCTTAACCCAGTTTaaaccaactcaacccaacctcaACCCCAATACCAAACCGCAAAGCCCTAACCCCTAAAACTAGAGTCaaactagtcttctctgtcctgggatctctAGACAGCCTTGCCGAAGTCTGGCCAGctacagcttttgattggtcagctgacctgactttggcgaggctgtctagggatcccaggacagagaagcctagtgtaacctaacccaacccaacttcAACCTCACTCAAACCCAAATTTACACTCATGTCTTTTCAGTTATCTCCATACTTCTGCTTTTTTGATAGAATGGTTACTAATATGTCTTACTTTGTCTGGggtgacatatgtatatatgtattgtatatgtcttgccattttatatgtatatatatatatatatatatatatatatatatatatatatatatatatatatatatatatataaaactatgttTAACAGGTGTTGATTCTGGTGTTAATTGGTCTGTGGGTTTGCATGGAAGgttcttatttacttatatttcatCCTCACTATTAACTGCTTAAGTCTGATTTAAACTTCGTAACAAGCAAAATAACTTGATCTATAGATCTAACTTTAAGGCTTCAATAAGAATTGCTTTTTATTAAATTCTTTGATTCTACCTGTTTGTTCGGGCACTGGTAACCCCCCAGTGCTAAGAGGTGGCTTCGTATCCTCAGTGGTGAATGCGGAAGGGGTTTCCATGGAGGAGCTCGACGGTCTCCAGCTTGAGTTAGAGCTGCTGCTGTCATCCGTCCTTGTGCGGCAGAATGGCCTGAGCAACCAGTTGAATATCATCCACCAGCTGGAGAAGGGCAAATATGTACCCAAGACAGTAAGTATGAAGGAGGTACTTTGTGCTTTGGTAGGATGTATTTGTAGCTCACATcagcattttatatttttttatttatcatttattttaattAACCCATTGCCGCcgggtggcatgtatgtacatgccatggctgttgtggaccaaacacCGGGGgtatcatgtcatgtctattcccgcgctactggctcgtcggacggaggttgtttttctccggtagtagtggcttcatttatatggtaaagatttagGGCAATGGCACctgaagtgaaggtaaaccttcaaaatttgaatatttttataaattttagcaaaataaaagcttttaggtgctatatgttgcttgcaaactaccgatcgagccgggcgcaagcaggggaaactgccggtgcgcgccaacaagcctgtgcatacgtaaacttgccaaaatttttacccgtcggtgatgggttaatatatatattttttcatatttttttttttttttgtttttttttgttttttttggtttttttttgttttgtaggtACTGTCAAAGATTATATTTGAAAACTTCAGTATATATAGTAGTACTGTATGTACcactataatatatattgttCACATTTCAGTATACCTTGTAGTCTAGATTCTCCCATTATATTGTGTTGAACCTACTTGTTCTATTTACAGCCAGTTTCTCCTGGGAAGAAGATGAAACGTGATGACCCTGACAGACCATCCAAGAAGATGAAGGACTCCAGTGGCAAGTCTAGAGATGTCCTAGCCTCCCCTGGCCCTCCGCCGGGTGTGAAGCCGGCTAAGGTGAATAAAGTTAGTCTCATCTAATTTTTTTGAATTTGATTTGGAAAATATCTTTATAACTTCTTTGCATATATTGTTCTGTGGTGATATGATATTGTTTACCTTGAAAGAAGTACATTTCTTATGTACTGTGTATTGGTTGGATTACATTTTTTCTGTACTTTGTATTGGATAAATAACGTGATACATAATtactttttcttcaatttttttttttctttctgaaaatCTTTTGTTACAGTATAGAACTGTGTATAATATTCAACTtaatttatttttggtttatttatttattttttccacatgatgtaatttctgtttgttgattttaaaatatattagcattatcttttgtTGTGGTTTTcctatgtttgatttttttgttatggTCTTTGTTTATTCTCTAAACTTTCAGGTTAAGTGTTCCGTACAGAAATATGAACCAGTGTTCGATGTGCCTGACCTTGGGCCCCCAGAGCAGCCCAAACCTCCACCACCCAAAAATGACATCACCAACCGCTTCTGGGCAACTGTAGAGCAATATTGTCAAGAAATCACTGTTGATGATATAAAGGTGAGACCTGGAATGCTGTGAGCAAAAATAGGAATGCTCTTTTGATGAGAATTTTGTCTTGGAGTATTTATTAGAGGATGGATAAAATCTATGCAAATTTAAGTAGAGACTTTGACTTGAAATTAATCAAGTGGTTTGTCATTGAACAGATGCTTGAAGATTTGATCAACAATCCAAATGATGACAGTGACTACTATAAAACGCCTCCACTAGGAAGACACTACACATTACGTTGGGCTCAAGAAGACCTGCAAGTAAGTATCCTGATGAGAGTGATTGCATAATTTTTAATGATTTATCAATTTTAGTGCTGTTATTGTGAAACAGAAATTAATAATTTAAACGGCTATCAGTAATTTGTTATACATAtggtatgaatatacatttatgacTAATAGACTTGTTTATACTTGGTAATGTGCTAAAGCTGTTGCACAACATGTACCCTGTTTTAAATTGTATTCCCCACTCCCCTACTAGGATGAACAGAAAGAAGGTGTAAAACTtgcagaggggaagaagaaaaatgttaagACAGATTCAAGTAGCTCAGATATGTCTGATAAATTGTTAAAGGAAGTGGATATGAATGGGTGAGTTTCAAGGTtcctgttatattttttttattttcctctgtttattAGTAGCTGCTTGAAAGATTTAGAGAAAGATGTTTACTTcttgatattttgattattttttttgtaatgtttctTCTCGTCTTCAATTTACTTTGCCAGTattatcttttcatattttctaatAATTATTTAACTGTGTATGAATTTTTTGTTTAGGAAGCATACAAGGTATAATTGAAAAGTAAGTTGTAGAATATATTTGTTCTGTATGTCTCCACTTCACACATTTGTTTGAATTGGTGTAACATCAGACCTAAGAGATGTCAGGTACAGAAAATATggactttatttttttccactaAGTAGATGTTAAAAGATGcaatagatatacagtatacataattTTGATTTCATACAGAAATGTATCACATTTCTGTGTGACACTGAATTAACCTTTTAGGTATGGTACACAGTATATTTTAAATAGTCTTTAATTTTCTTGCAGGTGTAATGATGATGTAGCACCTTTTGGTCCCCTGACCCAAAGACTAATTGCTGGTTTAGTAGAAGAAAATGTTTTAGTGTCTGATATAGAAAACAAAGGTATGTATTCACTATATATGTTTTAATTTCAAGGTGAGTTCTCATTTGATTATGGCACATAATAATGCAAATATGAAATAATATTATGGTGATGTATATTTTTACTGTGTGTAGGGTCCTTGCATTTATGTTTTGATAAAGGGTGCATGCTTTACAGCTGTAGATGGACTGGGCATAAGTCGACCGGGGATGATAAGGTCACTGGGGCTGGCAAGTGCTTCCAGCCTGGAGAAACGCATTAAGAAAGAACTTCAAGAACAAGGGGTCTTGGAGGCAGAATATGGAAATGAAGTAAGAGAATTATTTGTTGGTGCAATAGAATATTGTGCTTTAATTGCAGATCATAACATCTTGTGTATTAttagaaaattatagaaaaagtTAATTATCTCTTTCCTGTGTccaaggacgatgatgatgaaatccTATCAGAGTTGAGGAGATGTCAGGCAGAACTACGTGCAGTATCAGCCCATAATGCGCAGCAGTTAAGTCGTTTGTTAACCTTAGCCCGTGAATCCTTAGTTCGCCATGATTTGAAAAAGAAGCTACGAGATGCAGATCAAAAGGTATGATACAAAGGTCTAGTTTATTTAATCTTAGGTGTAgggtagaaaagaagagaaaaatcaaataGATTGGACTGTGTCATGGTGAAATTTTTTACATTGTTTTGAATATCCATATTGTTTCTACGAATGTATTACGAGTTTATATGATTTGCCTTTAGACCTTATTGatcaatattttaaaatattttttgctTTCATAAATAGAAAATGTTTGAGTATGATCCATTAATAGTTTGTGCACCTCATGAAAATGTttgatccattttctttttttttttcccaacagGTTTTAGAGGCATATCGTACAATAGCAGCTGCACGTCAAAAAAAGAAGACCCCCTCTAAGAAAGATAAGGACATTGCATGGAAAGCCATCAAAGACCGAGAAGTAATTGTTCGTCAACTTGATTTAGCATCAAATAACAACTGCTAGATGTTACATAGCTATATTACAAGTTAGATTGTATGTTCTTGCAAAGTTCTTAAATGAAAATGTCTGGCAAAAACTTAAGAAGCCTTATAAATTACTGTAATCATGAAAATGTATtgagatagtaatgatactgccCTCATACTGAAAGAAAAGGTATGATTAGTATACTGTCTGTAAAGTTTACTAATCATTCCAGATGTTTGTGGACtgaaagaattattattatcttttaatacaGAGATTAGAATGGAGGTAGACTGGAATAATAGGCACAAAAGCTTTGATAATGGGACAAtctgttatgttttttattttctaaatgtcGACATGGATTGATTTGTGTTACAGTATGTTAATGTTTTTTGTGTAAATTACTTGTTTCAGCTCCTCcccatatttttaaaaatttgttcattattttctttaaaaataacTTTAAAGCAACTTTATAAGAATATTACTAGTAATGTGTCAAagggattatttatttatttgtgaatatttatgcttgattttttaatatataatttagAGCAGTCTTGAGAAGGTCTTTGTAGATGGCCTGCCATTTGGATCTGAGTATTATTTAtagattaatattatatatttttatcattgagcAGTAATGATCCCTAAACTATGATGTCTTTGAACTTCATATTCATAAAACAATCAGGTgaggttacatttttttttttactaaatgtgCATATTTTCTTGTATATTCAGGTATATATCTATAACCCACTTGAAGGAGAGTGGAAATAGTCGTGAGATTGATTCTAATTCCATACTTTCACAGGTATTAATATATTTTGTACAAAATATATTAGGATTGTTTCAGGGTTTCCAGAATGAGATAATTTTCaatctttttaaaatttttgaaaTACTTTGGGAACTATTTTTTTTAAACCCAGATTTGAAAAACATAAGATACGAAGAGAGCCAAAGAATTCTAAATCTGTCGTAATTGTTAGatactccctccttttttttcttcagagaTGTCTTTTAGACTTATTCTAGTATAATTTGCATTATAGGTGTGCAAATAACATATGAAATGTATTTGAAGCTGCTGTTTTTTGCAGTGTAAGGATGACTGACAGGAATCATGTTTTATGATGAATATTAAACATTTACAGTACTATAATGTCTTTTATTTTCAAGATACAAAAAGTACATTTcaagaggaaaaataaacaacagaacaCAAGTAAAATATATGTGGACCCCCTGTACTAGAAAtgaataattttggaaataaaatGCCAATAAATTTCAGCAACATTACTTCATTAACCAGACTGAGATGAGTGCTctatattatattaaaatctGTAGGAGAGAAGCAGCTGACTTTTGTATATCAGAATAGCACCTAAATGTTATCATTGTAGCTttgcatactgatatatatatatataaaaaaaagaaaaaaagtaatgataccaTCTCAGACAGATAGCAAGTGCTTGATCATATATCAAAATGCCTTGTACATAAGTAGTTTTCAGTATCAATAAACAAAACGAGCACAACTTTCaagtaaatattaataacaaacttTAATAAAGCAACACATTTCTGACTGTATAAATGGACTCGTTATCTGAACCAGCAACAAGTGTTGGCCCTTCAATATCCAGTGAGTTGATGGGTAAGGATGACTGTGGAATTATACAAGTGGTATCGATGGCTCCGCGGGCAACATCACTGCTTAGCCACACTGTGATACTTGCTCCTGttgggacattttttttttttttttagagaaattCAAAGATAGGAGCATAATATATGAAGATAATTACATGAGGTTTTTGTATCACAAAATTCACATGATCctttgaaagaaaaaataccCAATGGAAGATGGATCCTCTTCATAATATGAAAACAGCATAAATAAAGTGATACAGCTATACACAGGACACAAACACCCATTCAAGcttgcatacacatgcatatgattGCAcccactcacactttctctcttgcacccactcatactcatactcattttcatactctgtctgtctgcctatctcaaACATTCTTATCCACTCACAATAAAAACAGGTACAACTCACCTGCAGGATCCCGAGGACCCTTGAAAGACACAGGTGTTGGCCGTGCAGAGGCAGAAGCATCCCAATGCAAAAGTTGACCATCTAAACCACATGTAAACAAATGATCTGGTGCTGCAGGGTGGAATCGTACTTCAGTAACTGGAAAATAAACaccagaatgagagaagaaagcaagCAACTGATTTTTACTTGCAAGTTGTGTCTATCACCTTGTACTTTACATGCAGCTTCTGCTGTGTAGCTTTTACAAAATATGTATCAACTTTTGTGTTTCTAATGTAGAGCACTAACTTGGTCCATTATGTGCAGAAATGAGAGTGACAGGCTGAGCTATATTCCTCATGTCCCATATGGCCATagctccgtcttctcctccagcTGCCACAAGGTGCTGCTGAGTTGGGTGTCCTGCAAGGTGACATACTGCAATCTGGAAAGAAAATTTATGAAATCAGGCAGGGGGGAATACattagaaaggaatggagagggaaagaaagcaaggtgggagagatagaggatgtGGATGGGTGTAAAGGACAGGCCAAGTTGGATTTACTAATTGTTCATACATTTAGGGTTGCTGGTCCAGGTTAAGACTGCCTTTAGGGTTGCACCCAAAATAGGCTAGGAAAATACCAATGTAAAGGGtggtgggaaaagagagggagaagacaggagaTATATGGATGGTGATGGGGTAAAGGTTGGGGGTATAGGAGattgtgggagagaaggaaagaggaaagagaagagaaaagggaagagaaagaaaggtaacagGAAATACAGCCTACTTTACCGTGAGTCAGTTGTtgcatatatggataaataaaattTCCTTCAAAATTTAACCTGATCTGGGCTGAGAAGAGTTGCTTTGGCTGGCTGCTGGGCCCGCAGATCCCATAACTTAAGGTGGCCTTGCATGTTGGCTGTAACTACCTCACTAGCGCGGACATACACTACTGCATACATGCTACAACCACCCACGCTCTCTGAAAGTAGGATACAGGTGATATTATCTGAAATCTAAATTGTACAAGTAGTTGGTGAAATGTAATCTGTGTCATAAAATACAAGTTACCTATAAATTATTTTTCACAATCCCTATTTAGCTGCTCAACTAATCATAATCAACCAACACAAATTTATAAAATATggaagaaatatacaaaataaagattAGAATCAATAAAACACGTCTAGGCACATGTGTGAACTTTCAGTTTGTGGAAGTAAAGCTCATATCTTTAATGTCTAGATCTTACAAACTTTAAATCCTGTATAATAAAACTTAGGTGATATCATGACATTTGGTGCTTCTGTTTTTAAGTCTTGGATATTCATAATCAGTAGAATAGTatttcttcatattcatattgCACTGATCCATCAATATTATAGggtcatttgagagagagagagagagagagaaagagagagagagagaatgagagagagagagagagagagagagagtgagtgagagagagagagagagagagagagagagagaagagagagagagagagagagagagagagagagagagagagagagagagagagagagagagagagagagagagagagagagagagagagagagaaagagagagaaagagagaaagagagagaaagagaaagagaaagagagagagagagagagagagagagagagagagagagagagagagagagaataaaaaagaaagaaagaaacagagacagagacagagagaaagagagagagagagaaaaaaaaaagagagagagaaaaaaaagagaaaaagagagagagagaaaaaagagaaaaagagagagagagagagagagagagagagagagagagagagagagagagagagagagagagagagagagagagagagagagagagagagagagagagagagagagaaaaagagagagagagagagaaaatgagagagagagagcaaaaatgagagagaaagagaaaaaaagatagaaaaaaaaagagagcaaaaaagagagagagaaaaaaaaaagagagagagagagagagagagagagagagagagagagagagagagagagagagagagagagaatgagagagaaagagaaaatgagagagaaagagaaaatgagagagaaagagaaaatgagagagagaaaaaaaaagagaaaaaaaagagaaaaaaaagaaaaaagagagagagagagagagagagagagagagagagagagagagagagagagagagagagagagagagagagagagagagagaaagagagagagagagagagagagagagagagagagagagagagagagagagagagagagagagagagagagagagagagagagagagagagagagagagagagagagagagagagagagagagagcttgggaatgggaggtggagagggagagagagagagagcttgggaatgggaggtggagagggagagagatgagagatagatggggagaggggagggagggagagagagtgggtaagggagatggggagagaatgggaaagggagatggggagagaatggcaaagggagagggggagagaatgggaaagggagagggggagagaatgggaaagggagagggggagagaatgggaaagggagagggggagagaatgggaaagggagagggggagaggaagagagagtgagtttgtgtgcTAGCCTATTCATCAAAATTACAAAACTAAGgaatattttgaagctgaaaatcaGCGCGCGGGGCTGGCCCCGAATTTGACATATTTGGAGCATGAGCCCTGATCCAACGTCACACTGCCGGGACACCCGGCagtgtttatttttctgggtCTCTCATATAAGGGACACCCGTCATTAATGGGTTAATATAGCACACACATTCTTCATAAATGTCCACCTGCATGACTGCCTTTCAAAATTCTAATCCAAAGAACTAAACAATATGCCATATACAAGGTCAAGTCTCACAAATACTTATTATTCAAAACTTACCAATGTTTCTGACAGGTTGATCTTGACTGGGATTTAAAATTACTAAATTGCCATCTTCACCGACAGATGCTATCTGGTCACCATTCGTGGCCAATGCTGTACATGGAACTGAGCCTggaataaaaaacattttttagAATATACtcaaaacagattttttttttttttttttttttttttttttttttttgtaaataatcatgatgattggcATTCCATCCTATCCATGATAACTTTACAGCTCATGTGACAGATGTGAGGATGTGCAATCGCTATCTTATGTCTCTGAGGATCTCAAAACAATTAtaggaatattttttatttaaataagGTGAATTACGGAAATAAAAATGTAGTTCTCAATATGTCTTACTGCACAGCATAAAAGTGATTAAAATGCaaatgttttttgtttactttttgtttacctttctttcttaagagcaaataaaaaataaatttaatttaCATTTGTGCCAATATTAAAAACCCATAAAATAAAAGCACCTAAAAATAAATATCTAGACAGTATTACATTTTACagctatttctttattcatcacttgatatttataaaaatttctacatttctatatatattttgtggaCTGAAAGCCTTCAAAAAGATGTTAACAGTATATTAATAAGACTTATATGTCTAATATATGCACCTCACCTCCTAGAACAGTGTGTATGCGATCCCAAGTTGCTTTACTTTCTAACTGGTCATTGTTGCTATGTTGAAATAGCTTAACACTCCCATTACCTCCTGCAGTCGCAAATGCTTCTCTTGTGACATACTGTAGATGGAAAATAGTTTGTAcccttaagaaagaaagaaagaaaagaaaagagaagagaaaagaaaatgaagaaaatctttcaatatcaatatcaccaaAAACGGTTCAAGTTTAGGACAACAGTAAAGTAAAGTAATGCATACCTGAATATCATTGACATTTGCAGGGTGTGACAGCTGGTGTAGGAGAGTTGGGTCCTCTTCACATCCTGGTACATGCCATACAGCTACAACATTTTCCTGCAAGTGAATTATGCAAATTAGCAATTACATAGGCCAGCTTACAGGATTAAAAAAAGGACCTTATAACATCATTCCAGGGAAGGCTTAAGATGTTTTTAccaggacaacaacaacaaaagcatgaAGGAGAATGTCCAACCTCACAAAACTAAGAGAATTAATGCTTTCTGatgttatttcttttaattaatattcatcatacatttctctcactctattcaaGACTGTTTCATCAAGAGGATGCTATAACTGGTttcaaataaaaattataaacctACACATGCCACTGAAACAATACCCACAAGAGTGCATAGAACACACTCAAGCACAGGCACATGACACACTCTTTTATCCATAAACACATTCATGTGGAATTATCTTTGATGAAAAGCTCTTCTGCATTTACTGCTGGTCAAATATGGATTTGTTGAAAGATAATCGTTAATAGTGATAAAAG
Proteins encoded:
- the Ada3 gene encoding transcriptional adapter 3-B isoform X2; protein product: MNNNGTLTTRMMPPSPNKSKSVHKSSGKLFRHKDKERSGSSGSSSGSSGNNGSSSSSSSTSSNSSSSSCNNSSGKRDDPMELKDCPLTLPVVGALDHTRSLPRYTALLRGGFVSSVVNAEGVSMEELDGLQLELELLLSSVLVRQNGLSNQLNIIHQLEKGKYVPKTPVSPGKKMKRDDPDRPSKKMKDSSGKSRDVLASPGPPPGVKPAKVNKVKCSVQKYEPVFDVPDLGPPEQPKPPPPKNDITNRFWATVEQYCQEITVDDIKMLEDLINNPNDDSDYYKTPPLGRHYTLRWAQEDLQDEQKEGVKLAEGKKKNVKTDSSSSDMSDKLLKEVDMNGCNDDVAPFGPLTQRLIAGLVEENVLVSDIENKDGLGISRPGMIRSLGLASASSLEKRIKKELQEQGVLEAEYGNEDDDDEILSELRRCQAELRAVSAHNAQQLSRLLTLARESLVRHDLKKKLRDADQKVLEAYRTIAAARQKKKTPSKKDKDIAWKAIKDREVIVRQLDLASNNNC
- the Ada3 gene encoding transcriptional adapter 3-B isoform X3 → MNNNGTLTTRMMPPSPNKSKSVHKSSGKLFRHKDKERSGSSGSSSGSSGNNGSSSSSSSTSSNSSSSSCNNSSGKRDDPMELKDCPLTLPVVGALDHTRSLPRYTALVNAEGVSMEELDGLQLELELLLSSVLVRQNGLSNQLNIIHQLEKGKYVPKTPVSPGKKMKRDDPDRPSKKMKDSSGKSRDVLASPGPPPGVKPAKVNKVKCSVQKYEPVFDVPDLGPPEQPKPPPPKNDITNRFWATVEQYCQEITVDDIKMLEDLINNPNDDSDYYKTPPLGRHYTLRWAQEDLQDEQKEGVKLAEGKKKNVKTDSSSSDMSDKLLKEVDMNGCNDDVAPFGPLTQRLIAGLVEENVLVSDIENKAVDGLGISRPGMIRSLGLASASSLEKRIKKELQEQGVLEAEYGNEDDDDEILSELRRCQAELRAVSAHNAQQLSRLLTLARESLVRHDLKKKLRDADQKVLEAYRTIAAARQKKKTPSKKDKDIAWKAIKDREVIVRQLDLASNNNC
- the Ada3 gene encoding transcriptional adapter 3-B isoform X5; the protein is MNNNGTLTTRMMPPSPNKSKSVHKSSGKLFRHKDKERSGSSGSSSGSSGNNGSSSSSSSTSSNSSSSSCNNSSGKRDDPMELKDCPLTLPVVGALDHTRSLPRYTALVNAEGVSMEELDGLQLELELLLSSVLVRQNGLSNQLNIIHQLEKGKYVPKTPVSPGKKMKRDDPDRPSKKMKDSSGKSRDVLASPGPPPGVKPAKVNKVKCSVQKYEPVFDVPDLGPPEQPKPPPPKNDITNRFWATVEQYCQEITVDDIKMLEDLINNPNDDSDYYKTPPLGRHYTLRWAQEDLQDEQKEGVKLAEGKKKNVKTDSSSSDMSDKLLKEVDMNGCNDDVAPFGPLTQRLIAGLVEENVLVSDIENKDGLGISRPGMIRSLGLASASSLEKRIKKELQEQGVLEAEYGNEDDDDEILSELRRCQAELRAVSAHNAQQLSRLLTLARESLVRHDLKKKLRDADQKVLEAYRTIAAARQKKKTPSKKDKDIAWKAIKDREVIVRQLDLASNNNC
- the Ada3 gene encoding transcriptional adapter 3-B isoform X1 is translated as MNNNGTLTTRMMPPSPNKSKSVHKSSGKLFRHKDKERSGSSGSSSGSSGNNGSSSSSSSTSSNSSSSSCNNSSGKRDDPMELKDCPLTLPVVGALDHTRSLPRYTALLRGGFVSSVVNAEGVSMEELDGLQLELELLLSSVLVRQNGLSNQLNIIHQLEKGKYVPKTPVSPGKKMKRDDPDRPSKKMKDSSGKSRDVLASPGPPPGVKPAKVNKVKCSVQKYEPVFDVPDLGPPEQPKPPPPKNDITNRFWATVEQYCQEITVDDIKMLEDLINNPNDDSDYYKTPPLGRHYTLRWAQEDLQDEQKEGVKLAEGKKKNVKTDSSSSDMSDKLLKEVDMNGCNDDVAPFGPLTQRLIAGLVEENVLVSDIENKAVDGLGISRPGMIRSLGLASASSLEKRIKKELQEQGVLEAEYGNEDDDDEILSELRRCQAELRAVSAHNAQQLSRLLTLARESLVRHDLKKKLRDADQKVLEAYRTIAAARQKKKTPSKKDKDIAWKAIKDREVIVRQLDLASNNNC